From one Candidatus Hydrogenedentota bacterium genomic stretch:
- a CDS encoding DsrE/DsrF/DrsH-like family protein, whose protein sequence is MAKKVVVVGGVAGDMSCAARLKRLDQAVEVTVFEKGPDVSFANCGMPYYIGGVIQDRASMAVQTPAGLAARYGLDIRTRHEVTAIDTAAKQVTARSMESGEVLTVPYDALVLAPGAEPLRIPISGADLPHVHTLNNLEDMDRIAAAARGVKKACVVGAGFIGLELAENLRHLGLEVSVVEILDQVLGPMDREITTPLLQELTLNGVSVYLKDAVEAVEPGAVRLKSGARLETGLVCMCAGVKPRSGLARDAGIALGPRGHIVVNERMETSVPGVYAVGDAVEVRCAVSGDSVAVPLAGPANRQGRVAADVICGRDSAYPGVQGTSIVKVFNLAAAQTGLTEKRLKASGLPYQRAYAHPMQHAGYYPGATPVGMKLLFSPEGRILGAQAVGMEGVDVAIDVIATAMRGGLTVFDLEQIELAYSPQWGSAKHGVNMLGFVASNILRGDVEVVEADAIPADALVLDVRKPEEAAAGAIPGSVLIPVDELRGRMDELPKDREIAAYCAVGMRGYVACRMLVQAGYRVKNINGGYRAWCWHNAPETAPARATGCCAPAAPSNGQSHEEYSDMSAEKVIQLDVCGMQCPGPITRVKKAVDGLGSGEVLEVIATDPGFAADLPAWCKSTGNTLRGITSEKGRYVAKITRGGAAPTGQAVSCCAPDSSAPKGKTIVCFSNDLDKVMAAFVIANGAAAMGGPVTIFFTFWGLNVLRSKNPPAVSKGLLDRMFCMMMPKGPGRLSLSKMNMGGMGTIMMKKVMRDKKVMSLDELIQSAKDAGVKLVACSMSMDVMGIKAEELVDGVEIGGVGAYLGAAGESNVNLFI, encoded by the coding sequence ATGGCAAAAAAAGTGGTGGTTGTGGGCGGGGTGGCCGGCGATATGAGCTGCGCGGCGCGCCTGAAACGGCTTGACCAGGCGGTGGAGGTGACGGTGTTCGAGAAGGGACCGGACGTGTCCTTTGCCAACTGCGGCATGCCATATTACATCGGCGGAGTCATCCAGGACCGCGCCTCGATGGCGGTGCAGACGCCGGCAGGGCTTGCGGCCCGTTACGGCCTGGACATCCGGACACGCCATGAGGTGACGGCGATTGACACGGCGGCGAAACAGGTGACCGCGCGCAGTATGGAAAGCGGTGAAGTCCTCACCGTTCCCTATGACGCGCTGGTGCTCGCGCCGGGCGCGGAACCCCTGCGCATCCCCATTTCGGGCGCGGACCTGCCCCATGTCCACACGCTAAACAACCTGGAAGACATGGACCGCATCGCCGCCGCGGCGCGGGGCGTGAAGAAAGCCTGTGTCGTCGGCGCGGGGTTCATCGGCCTGGAGCTGGCGGAAAACCTCCGTCATCTCGGGCTGGAGGTGTCCGTGGTCGAAATCCTGGACCAGGTGCTCGGGCCCATGGACAGGGAAATTACGACACCCCTGCTGCAGGAACTGACCCTGAACGGTGTGTCCGTTTATTTGAAAGACGCGGTGGAGGCCGTGGAGCCCGGCGCGGTGCGCCTTAAATCAGGCGCGCGCCTTGAAACCGGCCTGGTGTGCATGTGCGCGGGGGTGAAACCCCGGAGCGGGCTTGCCCGCGACGCGGGCATCGCCCTGGGGCCGCGCGGGCACATTGTTGTAAATGAGCGCATGGAGACCAGCGTGCCGGGTGTGTACGCCGTGGGCGACGCCGTGGAGGTGCGCTGCGCGGTTTCCGGCGATTCTGTGGCGGTGCCGCTTGCGGGTCCTGCGAACCGGCAGGGCCGCGTGGCGGCGGACGTGATTTGCGGGCGCGACTCCGCCTATCCCGGGGTGCAGGGCACGAGCATTGTGAAGGTGTTCAATCTGGCCGCCGCGCAGACCGGCCTGACCGAGAAACGGCTGAAGGCCTCCGGGCTGCCGTACCAACGCGCCTATGCCCACCCCATGCAGCACGCGGGCTACTATCCCGGCGCGACACCCGTCGGCATGAAACTGCTCTTCAGCCCGGAGGGCCGCATCCTCGGCGCGCAGGCCGTGGGCATGGAGGGGGTTGATGTGGCCATTGACGTGATCGCCACGGCCATGCGGGGCGGACTGACAGTCTTTGACCTGGAGCAGATTGAACTGGCCTACTCCCCGCAGTGGGGCTCCGCGAAGCACGGCGTGAACATGCTCGGTTTTGTGGCGTCGAACATCCTGCGGGGCGATGTGGAGGTGGTGGAGGCGGACGCCATACCGGCGGACGCGCTGGTGCTGGACGTGCGCAAGCCCGAAGAGGCCGCGGCGGGCGCCATTCCGGGGTCGGTGCTCATCCCCGTGGACGAACTGCGCGGGCGCATGGATGAACTGCCCAAAGACCGCGAAATCGCCGCCTACTGCGCTGTGGGCATGCGGGGCTATGTCGCCTGCCGCATGCTTGTCCAGGCGGGTTACCGGGTGAAAAACATCAACGGCGGCTACCGGGCGTGGTGCTGGCACAACGCGCCCGAAACCGCCCCCGCGAGGGCAACGGGCTGCTGCGCCCCCGCCGCCCCCTCCAACGGCCAATCCCATGAGGAGTACTCGGACATGTCAGCAGAAAAAGTCATCCAACTCGACGTGTGCGGCATGCAGTGCCCCGGCCCCATCACACGGGTGAAGAAGGCCGTGGACGGCCTCGGCTCGGGCGAGGTGTTGGAGGTCATCGCCACCGACCCCGGTTTCGCCGCCGACCTGCCCGCCTGGTGCAAAAGCACGGGGAACACCCTGCGGGGCATCACGTCGGAGAAGGGCCGCTATGTGGCGAAGATCACACGCGGCGGGGCGGCGCCCACCGGGCAGGCCGTGTCCTGCTGCGCCCCGGACAGTTCCGCGCCGAAGGGCAAGACCATTGTCTGCTTCTCGAACGACCTGGACAAGGTGATGGCGGCCTTTGTCATCGCCAACGGCGCCGCCGCCATGGGCGGACCCGTGACCATTTTCTTCACCTTCTGGGGCCTGAACGTGCTGCGGAGCAAGAATCCGCCCGCGGTGAGCAAGGGCCTGCTGGACCGTATGTTCTGCATGATGATGCCCAAGGGACCGGGCCGCCTGAGCCTGTCCAAGATGAACATGGGCGGCATGGGCACCATCATGATGAAAAAGGTGATGCGCGACAAGAAGGTCATGTCCCTGGACGAGCTCATCCAGTCCGCCAAAGATGCGGGCGTCAAGCTTGTGGCCTGCTCCATGTCCATGGACGTGATGGGCATCAAGGCCGAGGAACTGGTGGACGGCGTGGAAATCGGCGGGGTGGGCGCCTACCTCGGCGCCGCCGGCGAGTCCAACGTGAACCTGTTCATCTGA
- a CDS encoding metal-sensitive transcriptional regulator, whose protein sequence is MGHEDDSGRAALVARLSRAEGQIRGVKKMMEEGRECIEVLRQLAAIEGALHSVAKTIITRHLGGCLDEAMASNRDPKQVTAELTEIFARFL, encoded by the coding sequence ATGGGCCATGAGGATGACAGCGGCCGGGCCGCGCTGGTGGCGCGGCTCAGCCGGGCCGAGGGGCAGATACGCGGTGTGAAGAAGATGATGGAGGAGGGCCGCGAGTGCATCGAGGTGCTCCGGCAGCTTGCCGCCATCGAGGGCGCCCTGCACTCGGTGGCGAAAACCATCATCACCCGCCATTTGGGGGGATGCCTGGACGAGGCCATGGCCTCCAACAGGGACCCGAAGCAGGTGACGGCGGAATTGACCGAGATTTTCGCGCGTTTTTTGTGA
- a CDS encoding TolC family protein, which translates to MSFTFKASPIALPRPCLILRAVLALSLLSGGCATKGQVERADREAYGIIGEKAPEVPGMEEDFSIEQKLDEAVLSGLPLVTENDAELGTGMPDERGAAIVNLENSLRIAVSRNRAYQGQKESLYLEALSLTLDRHNYTPIFSGRASSNYNRSTRDVVTDSAFTGAVGAARSVIPELEALTGTPAQLLRSYTDLVEASGAAAGLDKRVTHIVDERSVDGRATTGVDLLMRGGGRIAMGITSNFLRYLTGAPRESSGTALTASVAQPLLRGAGTEVTLERLTQAERDVLYALRDFTQYRKQFTVEIVSDYYGVLQRRDVVRNTWSGLQGFRKNAERELAFAEEGLSRQADLGRLRQAQLENENRYTNVVRQYFEALDSFKIKLGLSTDARIQLDDTELVELREAGLLHPTISDEDAVRVALEARLDLQNVREQTEDAERRVRIAENSLLPRLDLLGDVRVTSTGRNNWDDLDFKRMVWSAGLDVDPVFDRKAIRNAYRTALISRESAERRKSLAEDNVKLEVRASWRNLEQARQSYEVALESVKLSERRVEEQNLLAELGLATAQDQVDAQNDLIKYQNELTATLIGHTLARLKFWKDMGLLYIKMDGQWEEVREYTDEIR; encoded by the coding sequence ATGAGTTTTACCTTCAAGGCTTCTCCAATCGCCCTCCCGCGCCCCTGCCTCATTCTGCGCGCCGTGCTGGCGCTATCCCTCCTTTCCGGGGGATGCGCCACCAAAGGGCAGGTGGAGCGCGCCGACCGTGAGGCCTACGGCATCATTGGGGAAAAGGCGCCCGAAGTGCCGGGCATGGAGGAAGACTTCTCCATCGAGCAAAAACTGGACGAGGCCGTCTTGTCGGGGCTGCCGCTGGTGACGGAGAACGACGCGGAACTCGGCACGGGCATGCCCGACGAGCGCGGCGCCGCCATCGTCAACCTGGAAAACAGCCTGCGCATCGCGGTGTCGAGAAACCGCGCCTACCAGGGGCAGAAAGAGTCCCTGTACCTCGAGGCCCTGTCCCTGACACTGGACCGCCACAATTACACACCGATTTTCAGCGGGCGCGCCTCGTCCAATTACAACCGCAGCACCCGCGACGTGGTGACGGACAGCGCCTTCACCGGCGCCGTCGGCGCGGCGCGGTCCGTGATTCCCGAACTGGAGGCGCTCACGGGCACCCCCGCCCAGTTGCTCCGCTCGTACACGGACCTGGTGGAGGCCTCCGGCGCGGCGGCGGGGCTGGACAAACGCGTGACGCATATCGTGGACGAACGCAGCGTGGACGGGCGCGCCACAACGGGGGTGGACCTGCTGATGCGCGGCGGCGGGCGCATCGCCATGGGCATCACGTCCAACTTCCTCCGCTACCTCACCGGCGCGCCGCGCGAGTCCAGCGGCACCGCCCTCACCGCGAGCGTGGCCCAGCCGCTGCTGCGCGGCGCGGGCACGGAGGTGACGCTGGAGCGGCTGACCCAGGCCGAGCGCGACGTGCTCTACGCCCTGCGCGACTTCACCCAGTACCGCAAGCAGTTCACGGTGGAGATTGTCAGCGACTATTACGGCGTGCTCCAGCGGCGCGACGTGGTGCGCAACACCTGGAGCGGCCTCCAGGGTTTCCGCAAGAACGCGGAGCGCGAGCTGGCCTTCGCCGAGGAGGGCCTCAGCCGCCAGGCGGACCTGGGCCGACTCCGCCAGGCGCAGTTGGAGAATGAAAACCGCTACACCAACGTGGTCCGGCAGTATTTCGAGGCGCTGGACAGCTTCAAAATAAAACTGGGCCTGTCCACGGACGCGCGCATCCAGCTTGACGACACGGAACTGGTGGAACTCCGGGAGGCCGGGCTGCTGCACCCGACCATTTCCGACGAGGACGCCGTCCGCGTGGCCCTCGAGGCCCGCCTGGACCTGCAAAATGTCCGGGAACAGACCGAGGACGCCGAAAGGCGCGTGCGGATTGCCGAAAACAGCCTGCTGCCCAGGCTGGACCTGCTCGGCGACGTGCGGGTGACCTCCACGGGGCGGAACAACTGGGACGATTTGGACTTCAAGCGCATGGTCTGGAGCGCGGGCCTGGATGTGGACCCGGTCTTCGACCGGAAGGCCATCCGGAACGCCTACCGGACCGCGCTGATCAGCCGGGAGAGCGCGGAACGGCGCAAGAGCCTGGCCGAGGACAATGTGAAGCTCGAGGTGCGCGCCTCCTGGCGAAACCTGGAGCAGGCCCGGCAGAGCTACGAGGTGGCGCTCGAGAGCGTGAAACTGAGCGAGCGCCGTGTCGAGGAGCAGAACCTGCTCGCCGAACTGGGCCTGGCCACGGCGCAGGACCAGGTGGACGCGCAGAACGACCTCATCAAATACCAAAACGAGCTGACGGCGACCCTTATCGGCCACACCCTGGCCCGCCTGAAGTTCTGGAAGGACATGGGGCTCCTGTACATCAAAATGGACGGTCAGTGGGAGGAAGTGAGGGAGTACACCGATGAAATCCGGTAA
- a CDS encoding HlyD family efflux transporter periplasmic adaptor subunit gives MKSGNNGPKKRFRWRRLAVLLLLAALLAYGGWRWTGRDKGGAASGAATFTVARGPLEIIVLEGGSVEARNKLELVSEVQGSTKILTIVDEGYSVTPEDVANGKVLVELDSKQLLDQQVSQELAYQNSLAALTRANEQYEIQLIENESAMKAADLAVRFARMDLAKFLGEELAEKIVQEAEKAEANARLLGEKTMANTAAARAAAAPPQERGPRQGGRRNREGGAPPNGNDGAAEGGAPAPETPAPPETAADTAPEESAAAVTGEQELQIAPSIDVMSIVSLDRLGDGEARQTLRQTENELVLAAEDVSLSQTKLEGTKRLFERDFVTKTQLDGDQNAYNRKLISKESAETKKELFAKYEFPKQAEKLVSDYEEALRKLRRTERQCVSKLAQEEAGRASAEASHLLQTRKRQEIAEQIEKCVIRAQKPGLVIYGTGDSSYRSEVIEPGASVRERQVIITIPDMVALALKVKVHESVVQQVKAGQRVRIRVDAFPNAVLTGVVHQIAPLPDTANRWMNPDLKVYATTIHIDEAPDWLRPGMSAEAEILIERIEDVVQVPIQAVAVREDRQVCFVRTVLGVEQRPVETGAMGTAMVEIKSGLEAGESVLLRAPGLAAHEAAKEPKNGDAAPRENGAPAAENGGA, from the coding sequence ATGAAATCCGGTAACAATGGCCCAAAAAAAAGGTTTCGCTGGCGGCGGCTGGCGGTGTTGCTCCTGCTTGCCGCCCTGCTGGCCTATGGCGGCTGGCGGTGGACGGGCCGCGACAAGGGGGGCGCCGCCTCCGGCGCGGCCACCTTCACCGTGGCCCGCGGCCCCCTCGAAATCATCGTGCTCGAGGGCGGCAGCGTCGAGGCGCGGAACAAGCTGGAACTCGTCTCGGAGGTGCAGGGCAGCACCAAAATTCTGACCATAGTGGACGAGGGCTACAGCGTGACACCGGAGGATGTGGCCAACGGAAAAGTGCTGGTGGAGCTTGACTCGAAACAGTTGCTGGACCAGCAGGTCTCGCAGGAGCTGGCCTACCAGAACTCACTGGCCGCCCTCACCCGCGCCAACGAGCAGTACGAAATCCAGTTGATAGAAAACGAGAGCGCCATGAAGGCCGCCGATCTCGCGGTGCGCTTCGCGCGGATGGACCTCGCAAAATTCCTCGGTGAGGAACTGGCCGAAAAAATCGTTCAGGAGGCTGAAAAAGCCGAGGCCAATGCGCGCCTGCTGGGCGAGAAGACCATGGCCAACACCGCCGCCGCCAGAGCCGCCGCCGCGCCGCCCCAAGAGCGCGGTCCCCGGCAGGGGGGGCGCAGGAACCGGGAGGGCGGCGCGCCGCCGAACGGCAACGACGGGGCCGCGGAGGGCGGCGCGCCGGCGCCGGAAACACCCGCACCCCCGGAAACGGCGGCGGACACCGCCCCGGAAGAGTCGGCGGCGGCCGTCACAGGGGAGCAGGAGTTGCAAATCGCGCCGTCCATAGACGTGATGTCCATCGTGAGCCTCGACCGGCTGGGCGACGGCGAGGCGCGCCAGACCCTGCGCCAGACGGAGAATGAACTGGTGCTCGCGGCGGAGGATGTGAGCCTTTCCCAAACCAAACTCGAGGGGACCAAGCGCCTCTTCGAGCGTGATTTCGTCACCAAAACCCAGTTGGACGGCGACCAGAACGCTTACAACCGCAAGTTAATCAGCAAAGAGTCGGCGGAGACCAAAAAGGAGCTTTTCGCCAAATACGAGTTCCCCAAGCAGGCGGAAAAACTGGTCTCCGACTACGAGGAGGCCCTGCGAAAACTGCGCCGCACCGAGCGGCAGTGCGTCTCGAAACTGGCCCAAGAGGAGGCCGGACGCGCCTCCGCTGAAGCCAGCCATCTCCTTCAGACCCGCAAACGCCAGGAAATCGCCGAGCAAATTGAAAAGTGTGTCATCCGCGCCCAAAAGCCGGGCCTCGTCATTTACGGCACCGGCGACAGTTCCTACCGTTCCGAGGTCATCGAGCCCGGCGCGTCGGTGCGCGAGCGGCAGGTGATTATCACCATCCCCGACATGGTCGCCCTGGCCCTGAAGGTCAAGGTGCATGAGTCCGTCGTTCAACAGGTGAAGGCCGGGCAGCGGGTCCGCATCCGCGTGGACGCCTTTCCAAACGCGGTGCTCACCGGGGTGGTCCACCAGATTGCCCCCCTGCCCGACACGGCAAACCGCTGGATGAACCCCGACCTGAAGGTCTACGCCACCACCATCCACATAGACGAGGCGCCGGACTGGCTCCGGCCCGGCATGAGCGCCGAGGCGGAAATCCTCATCGAGCGCATCGAGGACGTGGTACAGGTGCCCATCCAGGCCGTGGCCGTGCGCGAAGACCGCCAGGTCTGCTTTGTCCGCACCGTGCTCGGAGTCGAGCAGCGCCCCGTCGAGACCGGCGCCATGGGAACGGCCATGGTCGAGATCAAGTCCGGACTCGAGGCCGGCGAGTCCGTCCTGCTCCGCGCGCCGGGGCTTGCGGCCCATGAGGCCGCAAAGGAGCCGAAAAACGGCGACGCCGCACCGCGTGAGAACGGCGCCCCCGCTGCGGAAAACGGGGGCGCGTGA
- a CDS encoding ABC transporter ATP-binding protein, with amino-acid sequence MSAEAMAEFQEVTKTYQMGSVRLNALDGVSMRVDRGQYVAIMGPSGCGKSTMLNLLGCLDRPSTGRYLLGGTDVSLLDDDELSAIRGARLGFIFQSYNLIQQLNVAENIEVPLYYQGVHADESREIAVALAEKVGLGNRLYHKPFELSGGQQQRVGIARALANSPLVLLADEPTGNLDSRSGAEILELFDELHHNGMTLIMVTHDDHIGQRAQRVVRLRDGRIEEDVWNG; translated from the coding sequence ATGTCCGCGGAGGCCATGGCCGAATTCCAGGAGGTCACCAAGACCTACCAGATGGGCTCCGTCCGCCTGAACGCGCTGGACGGGGTCTCCATGCGCGTGGACCGCGGGCAGTATGTCGCCATCATGGGACCCTCCGGCTGCGGAAAGTCCACCATGCTCAACCTGCTCGGCTGCCTGGACCGGCCCAGCACGGGCCGTTACCTGCTGGGCGGCACCGACGTGTCCCTCCTGGACGACGACGAGTTGTCCGCCATCCGCGGCGCGCGCCTGGGCTTCATATTCCAGTCCTATAACCTCATCCAGCAGTTGAACGTGGCGGAGAACATCGAGGTGCCCCTGTATTACCAGGGCGTGCACGCCGATGAGAGCCGGGAAATCGCCGTCGCACTGGCCGAAAAGGTGGGGCTTGGAAACCGGCTCTACCACAAGCCCTTCGAACTCTCCGGCGGACAGCAGCAGCGCGTGGGCATCGCGCGCGCCCTGGCGAACAGCCCCCTCGTCCTGCTCGCGGACGAGCCCACGGGCAACCTCGACTCGCGCTCGGGAGCGGAAATTCTGGAGCTCTTCGACGAGCTCCACCACAACGGCATGACCCTGATCATGGTGACCCACGACGACCATATCGGGCAGCGGGCGCAGCGCGTGGTCCGCCTGCGCGACGGACGGATCGAGGAGGATGTCTGGAATGGCTGA
- a CDS encoding ABC transporter permease produces the protein MADTAPTAARRPAPRIRLASPWRTVRLGMKSLWMHRLRSLLTVLGIVFGVCSVIAMLAVGEGASHEAQEQIRRLGSNNILLKSVKPTEQQRVTTERSYVIEYGLTYLDMERIRQSIPGVTVVVPGRVIRERVWNATRRMDAEIVGAVPWYPEMRNLTITDGRFFTEDEMRQMRNVCVLSEPMVPELFPLTPAIGANVRVGGSYYKVIGVISQESTVVPSAAAGNGEANGAAGGRRGESSATPRMYIPLTAAKSRFGEVLVRRTSGSFEAERVELHEAIVKVDSQDQVEETARIVGEILSRNRKKNDWEMLVPLELLRQAERTKQIFNTVLGAIAAISLIVGGIGIMNIMLASVTERTREIGIRRALGAKRRDIVVQFLVETVILSGAGGVIGVILGLIIPWFISRFADMATIVTPWAPIIAFSISASVGLVFGIYPALRAANMDPVEALRHE, from the coding sequence ATGGCTGACACCGCCCCGACCGCAGCACGCCGCCCCGCGCCGCGCATCCGCCTCGCCTCACCCTGGCGAACGGTCAGGCTGGGCATGAAAAGCCTCTGGATGCACCGCCTGCGCAGCCTGCTCACCGTCCTGGGCATCGTGTTCGGCGTCTGCTCCGTCATAGCCATGCTGGCCGTGGGCGAGGGCGCCAGCCACGAGGCCCAGGAGCAAATCCGCCGCCTCGGCAGCAACAACATCCTGCTGAAAAGCGTGAAGCCCACCGAGCAGCAGCGGGTCACCACCGAGCGCAGCTACGTCATCGAGTACGGCCTCACCTATCTCGACATGGAGCGCATCCGGCAGAGCATCCCCGGCGTGACCGTGGTGGTGCCGGGCAGGGTCATCCGCGAGCGGGTCTGGAACGCCACCCGCCGCATGGACGCCGAAATCGTGGGCGCCGTCCCCTGGTACCCGGAGATGCGCAACCTCACCATAACGGACGGGCGCTTTTTCACCGAGGACGAGATGCGGCAGATGCGCAATGTCTGCGTGCTCAGCGAGCCCATGGTCCCCGAGCTCTTCCCCCTCACGCCGGCCATTGGCGCCAATGTCCGCGTGGGCGGCAGCTACTACAAGGTCATCGGGGTCATCAGCCAGGAATCCACCGTCGTGCCGTCCGCGGCGGCGGGCAACGGGGAGGCCAACGGCGCGGCCGGGGGCCGGCGCGGCGAATCCTCCGCCACCCCCCGCATGTACATCCCCCTGACCGCTGCGAAGTCGCGCTTCGGCGAGGTGCTCGTCCGCCGCACCAGCGGCAGTTTCGAGGCCGAGCGCGTCGAGCTGCACGAGGCCATTGTGAAGGTGGACTCCCAGGACCAGGTGGAGGAGACGGCGCGGATAGTCGGGGAAATCCTCTCGCGCAACCGGAAAAAGAACGACTGGGAGATGCTGGTGCCCCTCGAACTGCTGCGGCAGGCCGAGCGCACCAAGCAGATATTCAACACCGTCCTGGGCGCCATCGCCGCCATCTCACTGATTGTCGGCGGCATCGGCATCATGAACATCATGCTCGCCAGCGTCACCGAGCGCACCCGCGAAATAGGCATCCGCCGCGCCCTCGGCGCGAAACGCCGCGACATCGTCGTGCAGTTTCTCGTCGAGACGGTCATCCTCTCCGGTGCGGGCGGCGTCATCGGCGTCATACTCGGCCTGATCATCCCCTGGTTCATCAGCCGCTTCGCCGACATGGCCACCATCGTCACCCCCTGGGCGCCCATCATCGCCTTCAGCATCTCCGCCAGCGTCGGACTAGTCTTCGGGATATACCCCGCCCTCCGCGCCGCCAACATGGACCCCGTCGAGGCCCTCCGCCACGAGTAA
- a CDS encoding GNAT family N-acetyltransferase: MDPVIIKPAVTDEELRQASDLMAKAHFSDYYAGADHVGGVTAGYPGFMREHVRIAVAGGHVAAALLLTTDTIRIGEARLRMGGFGCVTTAREHRRRGIISLVMDDAMKYLRDHGHHAAMLFGIPDFYHRWGFATALAEHSAAMDIREAEAAADVPFRMRGAKPGDIPVMQKMHAANDQETACSLIRTAAHMTSRWDRWRNVRVLLNTQGRVIAYFRGARVGADYVVDEAGVSGHEACGAVLRSVARLAHGECVGRMKFLAPPSHPLIRHLLAYRADHDMRTDRGGGGMVALVNVPEAMESMIPEWESRLRQSPLVGESAEVTLLLDRQPWRVRARRGAVDVTPGAGRNKVSLSAAELVQVLTGYRHLEEVLQSRRRIITAEGMALLAALFPKRVPYVWMMDRF, encoded by the coding sequence ATGGACCCAGTCATCATAAAACCCGCCGTGACGGACGAGGAGCTGCGGCAGGCGTCGGACCTCATGGCGAAGGCGCATTTCAGCGACTATTACGCGGGTGCGGACCATGTGGGGGGCGTCACGGCGGGATATCCGGGCTTCATGCGGGAGCATGTCCGCATCGCCGTGGCGGGGGGGCATGTGGCCGCCGCGCTCCTGCTGACCACGGACACCATCCGCATCGGCGAGGCCCGGCTGCGGATGGGTGGCTTCGGCTGTGTCACCACGGCGCGGGAGCACCGCCGCAGGGGCATCATCAGCCTGGTCATGGACGACGCCATGAAGTACCTGCGCGACCACGGCCATCACGCGGCCATGCTGTTCGGCATACCCGACTTTTACCACCGCTGGGGCTTCGCCACCGCCCTGGCGGAGCACTCCGCCGCGATGGACATCCGGGAGGCGGAGGCCGCCGCGGATGTCCCCTTCCGGATGCGCGGGGCCAAGCCGGGCGACATCCCGGTGATGCAGAAGATGCACGCCGCGAATGACCAGGAGACGGCCTGCTCGCTCATCCGGACCGCCGCGCACATGACCAGCCGGTGGGACCGCTGGCGCAATGTGCGTGTGCTGTTGAACACGCAGGGGCGGGTGATCGCCTATTTCCGGGGGGCGCGCGTCGGCGCGGACTATGTGGTGGACGAGGCGGGCGTGTCGGGACACGAGGCCTGCGGCGCGGTGCTGCGCTCCGTTGCGCGCCTTGCCCACGGGGAATGCGTCGGACGCATGAAATTTCTGGCGCCGCCGAGCCATCCCCTGATTCGTCACCTGCTGGCGTACCGGGCGGACCATGACATGCGCACTGACCGGGGCGGCGGCGGCATGGTCGCCCTGGTCAACGTCCCCGAGGCGATGGAGTCCATGATTCCCGAGTGGGAAAGCCGCCTGCGGCAGAGCCCCCTTGTCGGCGAAAGCGCCGAGGTGACCCTCCTGCTCGACCGGCAGCCCTGGCGCGTCCGCGCGCGGCGCGGCGCGGTGGATGTGACCCCCGGCGCGGGGCGAAACAAGGTCAGCCTGTCGGCGGCGGAGCTTGTCCAGGTACTCACCGGTTACAGGCATCTGGAGGAGGTGCTCCAGTCCAGACGCCGCATCATCACGGCGGAGGGCATGGCCCTGCTGGCGGCGCTGTTCCCCAAGCGCGTCCCCTATGTCTGGATGATGGACCGCTTTTAG
- a CDS encoding fumarylacetoacetate hydrolase family protein, with translation MIFGRALVEGTPVLVTSLGRRWLNLTRASRDYHRHVEGRETAPLDGIPDMLAGGLFNRSFYRRIAEFVQRNNRLADYALPSPPELLLPWRPGKVIAVGRNYAAHVAEFDNQLPKEPVLFCKANSSCIGPGEAITFPESIGRVDHEGELGVVIGKRAGRVRREDARAYVAGYTLANDVTARDMQRAAMAESNPWFVSKSMDTFCPIGPVVALADALPWPVVTPVEVRVNGETRQKSDTGRFIFSIPEVLEAVTRHITLEPGDLVITGTPEGVSPLKDGDLVEVMNPELGVLANPVRALKS, from the coding sequence ATGATTTTCGGACGCGCACTGGTGGAGGGAACACCGGTCCTGGTGACCAGCCTGGGCAGACGCTGGCTCAATCTGACCCGCGCCTCGCGGGACTACCACCGCCATGTCGAGGGACGGGAAACCGCGCCCCTCGACGGCATCCCGGACATGCTCGCCGGGGGACTGTTCAACCGCTCTTTTTACCGGCGCATCGCCGAGTTTGTCCAGCGGAACAACCGGCTGGCGGACTACGCCCTCCCCTCCCCGCCGGAACTGCTGCTGCCCTGGCGGCCCGGCAAGGTGATTGCCGTCGGGCGCAACTACGCGGCCCATGTCGCGGAGTTCGACAACCAGCTTCCCAAAGAGCCGGTGCTTTTCTGCAAGGCCAATTCTTCCTGCATCGGACCGGGGGAGGCGATCACATTTCCGGAAAGCATTGGCCGGGTGGACCACGAGGGCGAACTGGGCGTGGTCATCGGAAAACGCGCCGGCCGCGTCCGCAGGGAGGACGCGCGGGCGTATGTCGCGGGGTACACTCTGGCCAACGATGTCACCGCGCGGGACATGCAGCGGGCCGCCATGGCCGAGTCAAACCCCTGGTTCGTGTCGAAGAGCATGGACACCTTTTGCCCCATCGGGCCGGTGGTGGCCCTGGCCGACGCGCTGCCCTGGCCCGTGGTCACCCCCGTCGAGGTGCGCGTGAACGGTGAAACCCGGCAGAAGAGTGACACGGGCCGCTTCATTTTCAGCATTCCCGAGGTGTTGGAGGCGGTCACCCGGCACATCACGCTGGAACCCGGCGATTTGGTGATTACCGGCACGCCGGAGGGGGTCTCCCCCCTGAAGGACGGGGACCTGGTGGAGGTGATGAACCCCGAACTGGGCGTGCTGGCCAACCCGGTGCGCGCGCTGAAATCCTGA